Proteins from a genomic interval of Zingiber officinale cultivar Zhangliang chromosome 2A, Zo_v1.1, whole genome shotgun sequence:
- the LOC122040901 gene encoding uncharacterized protein LOC122040901 codes for MDRMLSSDDRLKADIQLDLYNKAEGEFGTPIAKRTRMLRTPVSWWERFGSKTPELTTFAIRVLGLTCSASGCERNWSTFESIHTKKRNRLEHAKLNALVFVKYNFKLRERSIRRRDKIDPIVVDEINSDDEWISKKEGPVLPVTTK; via the exons ATGGATAGGATGTTGTCTTCTGATGATCGTCTTAAAGCAGACATCCAATTGGACTTATATAATAAAGCTGAAGGAGAATTTGGAACTCCAATAGCAAAACGAACAAGAATGTTGCGAACTCCGG TCTCGTGGTGGGAACGTTTTGGAAGTAAGACACCCGAGCTTACTACATTTGCAATTCGAGTGCTTGGTCTCACTTGTAGTGCTTCgggatgtgaaagaaattggagcacTTTTGAATCG ATTCATACAAAAAAGAGAAATAGACTTGAACATGCAAAGTTGAATGCGTTGGTGTTTGTGAAATATAACTTCAAGCTTAGGGAGAGAAGTATTAGGAGGAGAGACAAGATTGATCCCATTGTAGTTGATGAAATTAATTCAGATGATGAATGGATATCTAAGAAAGAAGGTCCAGTTCTCCCTGTAACTACTAAATGA